A section of the Brachyhypopomus gauderio isolate BG-103 chromosome 13, BGAUD_0.2, whole genome shotgun sequence genome encodes:
- the ube3d gene encoding E3 ubiquitin-protein ligase E3D isoform X3, giving the protein MKGLHLLCLPKDGTVPAVSDAFEDKAEVNVTSGDSAIDIHIPDGGYQVKLIPGVSLVEGSWQKSPELNADGLHVRLRLRVDQPSEASDGVTVRLKEQEEYRFLCQSCGATLLKEKVFRRVLPLPNGNWNALVGDWCCHPDPFANKKLLPKEDECLTGDTYFLLTRDSSCDHSLTQQDDPSCSNLDTSRYSGKQTAGRRNPVVFCKKCSAVLGEAVTTDVLKLFVSEVVMRRSEDEEVTVPQRRLQFLERVLASRLLELSSAQSIFRFSIQTPDGQSVIMLWLLNTDTLIASFSGTDGGSNGLISSSGRHLDEHRSCQAASSVKVLYLPCAHTQLQEAVAAWEKDISVHPLVLPRSTCDELLQLLTSCTDTLPPSLSSMNSYQVAYLKR; this is encoded by the exons ATGAAGGGCCTCCACCTTCTCTGTTTGCCTAAAGATGGAACTGTCCCAGCAGT GAGCGACGCTTTTGAGGACAAAGCTGAGGTGAATGTGACGAGTGGAGACTCGGCCATAGACATCCACATACCTGATGGAGGTTATCAGGTGAAGCTAATTCCAGGGGTCAGTCTAGTGGAGGGGTCATGGCAGAAGAGTCCGGAACTGAATGCTGACGGGTTGCACGTGAGATTAAGGTTGAGGGTGGACCAGCCTTCAG AGGCTTCAGACGGCGTGACTGTGCGTctgaaggaacaggaggagtaTCGTTTCCTGTGCCAGTCCTGTGGGGCCACGCTGCTGAAGGAAAA GGTCTTCAGGCGAGTTCTCCCCCTCCCGAACGGGAACTGGAACGCGTTAGTGGGTGACTGGTGCTGCCACCCTGATCCTTTTGCCAACAAGAAGCTTCTTCCTAAAGAAGACGAGTGCCTAACTGGTGACACTTACTTCCTCTTGACGAGGGATAGCAGCTGTGACCATAGCCTAACGCAGCAAGACGACCCGTCGTGCTCAAACCTGGACACTAGTCGGTATTCAGGAAAG CAGACGGCTGGCCGCAGGAACCCGGTGGTGTTCTGTAAGAAGTGCTCGGCCGTGCTGGGAGAAGCAGTCACGACAG ATGTATTAAAACTCTTTGTAAGTGAAGTGGTGATGAGGCGAAGTGAAGATGAAGAGGTTACTGTACCACAGCGTAG GCTGCAGTTTTTGGAGCGAGTCCTCGCTTCCAGACTTCTTGAGCTGTCATCTGCCCAAAGCATATTTCGTTTTTCCATCCAGACTCCAGATGGACAATCTGTAATCATG CTCTGGCTTCTGAACACGGATACTCTGATTGCTTCGTTCTCTGGGACAGACGGCGGCAGTAATGGTCTCATCTCTTCCAGTGGCCGTCATCTGGATGAGCATCGGTCATGCCAGGCAGCCAGCTCAGTCAAAGTCCTCTACCTGCCCTGCGCTCACACCCAGCTCCAGGA GGCTGTTGCTGCCTGGGAAAAGGACATCAGTGTCCATCCGTTGGTTCTCCCCCGGAGCACGTGTGACGAGCTGCTCCAGCTGCTGACCTCCTGCACAGACACACTGCCCCCTTCGCTGAGCTCTATGAACTCCtaccag
- the ube3d gene encoding E3 ubiquitin-protein ligase E3D isoform X2: protein MESTKQQDLIFLELRQRLQSGLLVIRSDAFEDKAEVNVTSGDSAIDIHIPDGGYQVKLIPGVSLVEGSWQKSPELNADGLHVRLRLRVDQPSEASDGVTVRLKEQEEYRFLCQSCGATLLKEKVFRRVLPLPNGNWNALVGDWCCHPDPFANKKLLPKEDECLTGDTYFLLTRDSSCDHSLTQQDDPSCSNLDTSRYSGKTAGRRNPVVFCKKCSAVLGEAVTTDVLKLFVSEVVMRRSEDEEVTVPQRRLQFLERVLASRLLELSSAQSIFRFSIQTPDGQSVIMLWLLNTDTLIASFSGTDGGSNGLISSSGRHLDEHRSCQAASSVKVLYLPCAHTQLQEAVAAWEKDISVHPLVLPRSTCDELLQLLTSCTDTLPPSLSSMNSYQVAYLKR from the exons ATGGAGAGCACGAAACAACAAGACCTCATTTTCCTGGAGTTGAGACAACGTTTGCAAAGCGGCCTTCTGGTTATACG GAGCGACGCTTTTGAGGACAAAGCTGAGGTGAATGTGACGAGTGGAGACTCGGCCATAGACATCCACATACCTGATGGAGGTTATCAGGTGAAGCTAATTCCAGGGGTCAGTCTAGTGGAGGGGTCATGGCAGAAGAGTCCGGAACTGAATGCTGACGGGTTGCACGTGAGATTAAGGTTGAGGGTGGACCAGCCTTCAG AGGCTTCAGACGGCGTGACTGTGCGTctgaaggaacaggaggagtaTCGTTTCCTGTGCCAGTCCTGTGGGGCCACGCTGCTGAAGGAAAA GGTCTTCAGGCGAGTTCTCCCCCTCCCGAACGGGAACTGGAACGCGTTAGTGGGTGACTGGTGCTGCCACCCTGATCCTTTTGCCAACAAGAAGCTTCTTCCTAAAGAAGACGAGTGCCTAACTGGTGACACTTACTTCCTCTTGACGAGGGATAGCAGCTGTGACCATAGCCTAACGCAGCAAGACGACCCGTCGTGCTCAAACCTGGACACTAGTCGGTATTCAGGAAAG ACGGCTGGCCGCAGGAACCCGGTGGTGTTCTGTAAGAAGTGCTCGGCCGTGCTGGGAGAAGCAGTCACGACAG ATGTATTAAAACTCTTTGTAAGTGAAGTGGTGATGAGGCGAAGTGAAGATGAAGAGGTTACTGTACCACAGCGTAG GCTGCAGTTTTTGGAGCGAGTCCTCGCTTCCAGACTTCTTGAGCTGTCATCTGCCCAAAGCATATTTCGTTTTTCCATCCAGACTCCAGATGGACAATCTGTAATCATG CTCTGGCTTCTGAACACGGATACTCTGATTGCTTCGTTCTCTGGGACAGACGGCGGCAGTAATGGTCTCATCTCTTCCAGTGGCCGTCATCTGGATGAGCATCGGTCATGCCAGGCAGCCAGCTCAGTCAAAGTCCTCTACCTGCCCTGCGCTCACACCCAGCTCCAGGA GGCTGTTGCTGCCTGGGAAAAGGACATCAGTGTCCATCCGTTGGTTCTCCCCCGGAGCACGTGTGACGAGCTGCTCCAGCTGCTGACCTCCTGCACAGACACACTGCCCCCTTCGCTGAGCTCTATGAACTCCtaccag
- the ube3d gene encoding E3 ubiquitin-protein ligase E3D isoform X4 codes for MESTKQQDLIFLELRQRLQSGLLVIRSDAFEDKAEVNVTSGDSAIDIHIPDGGYQVKLIPGVSLVEGSWQKSPELNADGLHVRLRLRVDQPSEASDGVTVRLKEQEEYRFLCQSCGATLLKEKVFRRVLPLPNGNWNALVGDWCCHPDPFANKKLLPKEDECLTGDTYFLLTRDSSCDHSLTQQDDPSCSNLDTSRYSGKQTAGRRNPVVFCKKCSAVLGEAVTTDVLKLFVSEVVMRRSEDEEVTVPQRRLQFLERVLASRLLELSSAQSIFRFSIQTPDGQSVIMLWLLNTDTLIASFSGTDGGSNGLISSSGRHLDEHRSCQAASSVKVLYLPCAHTQLQE; via the exons ATGGAGAGCACGAAACAACAAGACCTCATTTTCCTGGAGTTGAGACAACGTTTGCAAAGCGGCCTTCTGGTTATACG GAGCGACGCTTTTGAGGACAAAGCTGAGGTGAATGTGACGAGTGGAGACTCGGCCATAGACATCCACATACCTGATGGAGGTTATCAGGTGAAGCTAATTCCAGGGGTCAGTCTAGTGGAGGGGTCATGGCAGAAGAGTCCGGAACTGAATGCTGACGGGTTGCACGTGAGATTAAGGTTGAGGGTGGACCAGCCTTCAG AGGCTTCAGACGGCGTGACTGTGCGTctgaaggaacaggaggagtaTCGTTTCCTGTGCCAGTCCTGTGGGGCCACGCTGCTGAAGGAAAA GGTCTTCAGGCGAGTTCTCCCCCTCCCGAACGGGAACTGGAACGCGTTAGTGGGTGACTGGTGCTGCCACCCTGATCCTTTTGCCAACAAGAAGCTTCTTCCTAAAGAAGACGAGTGCCTAACTGGTGACACTTACTTCCTCTTGACGAGGGATAGCAGCTGTGACCATAGCCTAACGCAGCAAGACGACCCGTCGTGCTCAAACCTGGACACTAGTCGGTATTCAGGAAAG CAGACGGCTGGCCGCAGGAACCCGGTGGTGTTCTGTAAGAAGTGCTCGGCCGTGCTGGGAGAAGCAGTCACGACAG ATGTATTAAAACTCTTTGTAAGTGAAGTGGTGATGAGGCGAAGTGAAGATGAAGAGGTTACTGTACCACAGCGTAG GCTGCAGTTTTTGGAGCGAGTCCTCGCTTCCAGACTTCTTGAGCTGTCATCTGCCCAAAGCATATTTCGTTTTTCCATCCAGACTCCAGATGGACAATCTGTAATCATG CTCTGGCTTCTGAACACGGATACTCTGATTGCTTCGTTCTCTGGGACAGACGGCGGCAGTAATGGTCTCATCTCTTCCAGTGGCCGTCATCTGGATGAGCATCGGTCATGCCAGGCAGCCAGCTCAGTCAAAGTCCTCTACCTGCCCTGCGCTCACACCCAGCTCCAGGAGTGA
- the ube3d gene encoding E3 ubiquitin-protein ligase E3D isoform X1 → MESTKQQDLIFLELRQRLQSGLLVIRSDAFEDKAEVNVTSGDSAIDIHIPDGGYQVKLIPGVSLVEGSWQKSPELNADGLHVRLRLRVDQPSEASDGVTVRLKEQEEYRFLCQSCGATLLKEKVFRRVLPLPNGNWNALVGDWCCHPDPFANKKLLPKEDECLTGDTYFLLTRDSSCDHSLTQQDDPSCSNLDTSRYSGKQTAGRRNPVVFCKKCSAVLGEAVTTDVLKLFVSEVVMRRSEDEEVTVPQRRLQFLERVLASRLLELSSAQSIFRFSIQTPDGQSVIMLWLLNTDTLIASFSGTDGGSNGLISSSGRHLDEHRSCQAASSVKVLYLPCAHTQLQEAVAAWEKDISVHPLVLPRSTCDELLQLLTSCTDTLPPSLSSMNSYQVAYLKR, encoded by the exons ATGGAGAGCACGAAACAACAAGACCTCATTTTCCTGGAGTTGAGACAACGTTTGCAAAGCGGCCTTCTGGTTATACG GAGCGACGCTTTTGAGGACAAAGCTGAGGTGAATGTGACGAGTGGAGACTCGGCCATAGACATCCACATACCTGATGGAGGTTATCAGGTGAAGCTAATTCCAGGGGTCAGTCTAGTGGAGGGGTCATGGCAGAAGAGTCCGGAACTGAATGCTGACGGGTTGCACGTGAGATTAAGGTTGAGGGTGGACCAGCCTTCAG AGGCTTCAGACGGCGTGACTGTGCGTctgaaggaacaggaggagtaTCGTTTCCTGTGCCAGTCCTGTGGGGCCACGCTGCTGAAGGAAAA GGTCTTCAGGCGAGTTCTCCCCCTCCCGAACGGGAACTGGAACGCGTTAGTGGGTGACTGGTGCTGCCACCCTGATCCTTTTGCCAACAAGAAGCTTCTTCCTAAAGAAGACGAGTGCCTAACTGGTGACACTTACTTCCTCTTGACGAGGGATAGCAGCTGTGACCATAGCCTAACGCAGCAAGACGACCCGTCGTGCTCAAACCTGGACACTAGTCGGTATTCAGGAAAG CAGACGGCTGGCCGCAGGAACCCGGTGGTGTTCTGTAAGAAGTGCTCGGCCGTGCTGGGAGAAGCAGTCACGACAG ATGTATTAAAACTCTTTGTAAGTGAAGTGGTGATGAGGCGAAGTGAAGATGAAGAGGTTACTGTACCACAGCGTAG GCTGCAGTTTTTGGAGCGAGTCCTCGCTTCCAGACTTCTTGAGCTGTCATCTGCCCAAAGCATATTTCGTTTTTCCATCCAGACTCCAGATGGACAATCTGTAATCATG CTCTGGCTTCTGAACACGGATACTCTGATTGCTTCGTTCTCTGGGACAGACGGCGGCAGTAATGGTCTCATCTCTTCCAGTGGCCGTCATCTGGATGAGCATCGGTCATGCCAGGCAGCCAGCTCAGTCAAAGTCCTCTACCTGCCCTGCGCTCACACCCAGCTCCAGGA GGCTGTTGCTGCCTGGGAAAAGGACATCAGTGTCCATCCGTTGGTTCTCCCCCGGAGCACGTGTGACGAGCTGCTCCAGCTGCTGACCTCCTGCACAGACACACTGCCCCCTTCGCTGAGCTCTATGAACTCCtaccag
- the slc52a3-2b gene encoding solute carrier family 52, riboflavin transporter, member 3-B gives MSLLTHVLSCLFGIGSWVAINGMWVELPLMVHVIPEKWHLPSYLTVIIQLANIGPLFITLMHRFKPGSLDERPIVYAIVVVGVLANFLLAFLWEHTLVLGGSAHSVALLSLTFLLSVVDCTSSVTFLPFMMRLEPQYLTTYFIGEGLSGLIPALVALVQGVGVMHCKNATSKVNFSMENSTWESNGELQAYYQPANFTTQTFFLFLSAMMAVCLAAFLMLNHHPAVPHESPCKCYLNDAEHEERAGINLTAQSSTPEQKPMLDPLEGSAKEPCSSFGKGTYSRAEVVFIFLLLGWVNALTNAVLPSVQSYSCLPYGNQAYHLATIMAAVANPVACFIAMFVPVRSLVLMGVLTVTGTGFGAYNMAMATLSPCPLLVYHDLGAALMVISWVMFVLTLSYVKVIIGVILRDEGHSALVWCGAVVQLGSMIGAMTMFPIVSVYKLFRSGDPCNTKCPK, from the exons ATGTCTCTGCTGACACATGTGCTGTCCTGCCTCTTCGGCATTGGCTCATGGGTTGCCATCAACGGGATGTGGGTGGAGCTCCCACTCATGGTCCATGTGATTCCTGAGAAATGGCACCTGCCCTCCTACCTGACTGTCATCATCCAGCTGGCCAACATCGGGCCGCTCTTCATCACGCTCATGCACCGCTTCAAGCCGGGATCGCTGGACGAGCGGCCCATCGTCTACGCCATCGTGGTGGTGGGCGTGCTGGCCAACTTCCTCCTGGCCTTTCTCTGGGAGCATACGCTGGTGCTGGGAGGCTCCGCGCACAGCGTAGCGCTGCTGTCGCTCACGTTCCTGCTGTCGGTCGTGGACTGTACCTCCTCCGTCACCTTCCTGCCTTTTATGATGAGGCTGGAGCCTCAGTACCTCACCACCTACTTCATCGGGGAAGGCCTGAGTGGCCTGATTCCAGCACTGGTAGCTCTCGTGCAGGGCGTGGGAGTGATGCACTGTAAGAACGCTACAAGCAAGGTGAATTTTAGCATGGAGAACTCCACCTGGGAATCTAATGGTGAGTTGCAAGCGTACTACCAGCCGGCAAACTTCACCACCCAGACCTTCTTCCTGTTCCTCAGTGCTATGATGGCGGTGTGCCTGGCTGCTTTTCTAATGCTGAACCACCACCCAGCCGTGCCGCATGAAAGCCCGTGTAAGTGTTACCTTAATGATGCAGAGCACGAAGAGAGGGCTGGCATTAACCTGACTGCACAGAGCTCCACTCCAGAGCAGAAACCTATGCTGGATCCCCTGGAAGGTTCAGCAAAGGAACCCTGTAGCAGCTTTGGGAAAGGCACTTACAGCAGAGCAGAAGTGGTCTTCATCTTCCTGCTCCTGGGCTGGGTCAACGCCTTAACTAACGCGGTCCTCCCTTCAGTGCAGTCCTACTCTTGTCTGCCGTATGGAAATCAGGCGTATCACCTGGCAACCATCATGGCTGCTGTGGCCAACCCTGTGGCTTGCTTCATTGCCATGTTTGTGCCAGTCAG GTCACTGGTGCTGATGGGGGTGCTCACAGTAACTGGTACAGGCTTTGGAGCGTACAACATGGCCATGGCCACACTGAGTCCTTGCCCGCTACTGGTCTATCATGATTTAGGAGCTGCACTAATG GTCATAAGTTGGGTGATGTTTGTCCTCACCCTGTCCTATGTGAAGGTGATCATTGGAGTGATCCTGAGAGATGAAGGACACAGCGCCCTCGTGTGGTGTGGAGCTGTAGTACAACTTGGGTCCATGATAGGAGCCATGACAATGTTTCCAATAGTTAGTGTCTATAAACTCTTTAGATCAGGAGATCCCTGCAACACCAAATGCCCTAAATGA